The following proteins are co-located in the Bacilli bacterium PM5-9 genome:
- a CDS encoding hypothetical protein (product_source=COG4898; cath_funfam=1.10.8.290; cog=COG4898; pfam=PF09966; superfamily=56784), protein MNEMNNDKILKMSFTKIYDLYLQKAIKKNRTKEEVDLIICWLSGYSADELANILKKDVDVASFFNEAKNFNVNANLIKGVVCGVRVEDVTNPLVQKVRYLDKLIDELAKGKSMDKIIRK, encoded by the coding sequence GTGAATGAAATGAATAATGATAAAATTTTAAAAATGAGTTTTACTAAAATTTATGATTTATATCTTCAAAAGGCGATAAAGAAAAACCGCACTAAAGAAGAGGTTGATTTAATTATTTGTTGGTTGAGTGGATATAGTGCTGATGAACTAGCTAATATCTTAAAAAAAGATGTTGATGTGGCTTCGTTTTTTAATGAGGCAAAAAATTTCAATGTGAATGCTAATTTAATTAAAGGTGTTGTATGTGGCGTAAGAGTTGAAGATGTTACAAATCCTCTTGTTCAAAAGGTGCGATATTTAGATAAATTAATTGATGAATTAGCCAAGGGAAAATCTATGGATAAAATAATTAGAAAATAA